Part of the Methanofollis sp. genome, TCTGCCTCCCTGGTCTGCCCCTGCTCCGCACATGCCCGTATGGAGTAGGTGGCGTCGAGGAGGAGTTTTTTTGCGAGCACCCGCGTCAGGTCGTCGATGATTGCCGCGGTCTGGGCGTCGCCCCCCTGGAGGCGGGCGCAGGCCCGGTCGCGCTCCCTGACGCGGATCGCCTCGGCCCAGGTGTACAGGCCCCGCAGGGCGTCGTCGGCCGAGGCGGCGTTGAGCATCGTGAGGAAATGGTCGAGTTCGGATTCGATATAGTCATGGGCGCGTGTCGCCTCGGCCTTCCGCGAGGCCAGGGTGTGCTCGTTGACGTCGCGGAGGTTGTCGATGGTGTACAGGTTCACGCCGTCGACCTCGCCGGCGTCCTCCTCGACGTCCCGCGGCTGGGCGATGTCGATGACGACGAGGGGACGCGGGTGGCCGTCGAGGGGCCAGCACCGCCCTTTCATCACCTCGGCCAGGAGGGGCCGGGTGAGGATCGGGTGGGGCGCGGAGGTGCAGGTGATGACAACGTCGGAGAGGGTGATGTAGCGCTTCAGTTCGGCAAAGTTGACTGCCTTCCCCCCGATCTTCTCGGCGAGGACGACCGCCCTCTCATACGTCCGGTTTGCCACGTAGATCGCGGTCAGGTCCTTCGCGGCGAGGGCCTGGGCGACGAGCATCCCCATCTCGCCGCTGCCGATGACGAGGATGTGCCGGCCTTCGAGGCTCGTGAAGAGTTCTTCGGCGAGGGCGACGGCCGCGGAACCGATAGAGACGGCGCCCCTGTTGATCTTCGTCCTCTTTCGCACCTCGACGCCGACGTGCACGGCTTTCTTGATGCAGAGGTCGATGACATGGTCGCTGGTTCCGGCCGCCTGTGAGGCCGTCCAGGCGCGTTTCATCTGGCCGAGGATCTGGTCCTCGCCGATGATCATCGAGTCGATACCGGCGGCCAGCTGGAGGAGGTGGCGGAGGACGTCCACCCCTTCGCGGACCTCGAACCTTTCTCTCCCGAGGTCGTGGAGAAAGTCGGCGAGGTCCCCCGCGGTCCCGTGGACGAGCACCTCGATCCTGTTGCAGGTCTGGAGGAGGAAAACGCCCTTGAACCGTTCCCTGGCTGCAGTGAGAAAGGCCTCCTCGTCGGCGAACCTGAACGCTTCGAGGTCGGCGAGGCCGGCCGCGTGGTGGTTGAGGCCGGCCATGGCCAGGTCAGCATAGAGATATGTTTCCACTGATATATCGCTCCCTTATCTTGCGGTACGCCTCTTCTTCGCCGCCGGCAAGCCATGCCCAGGCGTCGGGGTCGCGGAGGACGGCCCTGAGGATCCGGCTCCGCTCTTCCTGGGTGGGCACCGACTTTTTGAGGTCCTCGCGCAGTCTCCCTTCGACCCCGATCATCGCGTCGAGGTGGGGGAAGGTCTCCTCCAGGTGTTCCCTGAGAAACCGCGGGATGGCCGGGCTTGTCCCCGCGGTGCTGACGGCGAGGAGGTAGCGCTCCCCCCGGAGGACCGAGGGGATCAGGACGTCGCCGGTCTCCCCGTGCGCGTTGTTGAAGTGGACGCCCGCCTCCCGCGCCAGGCGCCCGACCCTGTTATTCAGGGCGGCGTCGGGCGTGGCGGCGACGGCAAGAAAGGCCCCCTCCAGCAGGTCGAGGATCGCACGGTCGTCCATTGCCCCGATGTCGGCCTCGACGCACGCGGCGCCGGAACCGGCAAGGGAGGGCAGGAAACTCCGGCTGACAACGGTGACCCTCGCTTCGCGACAGAAATATGCCGCTTTTCGCGCTCCCACGGCACCGCCGCCGAAGATGACGACGTGCCTCCCGGTGAGGTCGAGGATCAGCGGGATCATCACTGATCTGTGTGCGGCGGCCGCAAATTAAGATT contains:
- a CDS encoding bifunctional precorrin-2 dehydrogenase/sirohydrochlorin ferrochelatase → MIPLILDLTGRHVVIFGGGAVGARKAAYFCREARVTVVSRSFLPSLAGSGAACVEADIGAMDDRAILDLLEGAFLAVAATPDAALNNRVGRLAREAGVHFNNAHGETGDVLIPSVLRGERYLLAVSTAGTSPAIPRFLREHLEETFPHLDAMIGVEGRLREDLKKSVPTQEERSRILRAVLRDPDAWAWLAGGEEEAYRKIRERYISGNISLC
- the hemA gene encoding glutamyl-tRNA reductase, encoding MAGLNHHAAGLADLEAFRFADEEAFLTAARERFKGVFLLQTCNRIEVLVHGTAGDLADFLHDLGRERFEVREGVDVLRHLLQLAAGIDSMIIGEDQILGQMKRAWTASQAAGTSDHVIDLCIKKAVHVGVEVRKRTKINRGAVSIGSAAVALAEELFTSLEGRHILVIGSGEMGMLVAQALAAKDLTAIYVANRTYERAVVLAEKIGGKAVNFAELKRYITLSDVVITCTSAPHPILTRPLLAEVMKGRCWPLDGHPRPLVVIDIAQPRDVEEDAGEVDGVNLYTIDNLRDVNEHTLASRKAEATRAHDYIESELDHFLTMLNAASADDALRGLYTWAEAIRVRERDRACARLQGGDAQTAAIIDDLTRVLAKKLLLDATYSIRACAEQGQTREAEWLVKAITRGDGLCSRKDD